The following are encoded together in the Azospirillum lipoferum 4B genome:
- a CDS encoding STAS domain-containing protein: MEFKTIRTEAVPEIRLSGRMEFTDHDRLVEIVTELNELRASRVVLDLSQLEFIDSAGLGMLLILQEEAESRNTKLIVRGAAGDVRRSIELARLSEIITFEH, from the coding sequence ATGGAATTCAAGACGATCAGAACCGAAGCGGTGCCCGAGATCCGGCTGTCCGGACGGATGGAGTTCACCGACCACGACCGTCTGGTCGAAATCGTGACCGAGCTCAACGAATTGCGGGCCAGCCGGGTCGTGCTCGACCTGTCGCAGCTTGAGTTCATCGACTCCGCCGGTCTCGGCATGCTGCTGATCCTGCAGGAAGAGGCCGAGAGCCGGAACACCAAGCTGATCGTCCGCGGGGCGGCCGGCGATGTGAGGCGGTCGATCGAGCTCGCCCGCCTGTCCGAGATCATCACCTTCGAACATTGA
- a CDS encoding response regulator: MSTGAAFDDDEILFADEEAEGLSDRSGATAVERAPAHDPAAPPWTILVVDDESDVHSMTGLLLADVAFQRRRLELVSCFTAADARAVLEHRRDISVILLDVVMEEDDSGLKLVRWIRDDLGNRDVRIILRTGQPGQAPQRDVIVDYDINDYKPKADLSAESLFTAVIAALRAFDQIQSIETRVAERTRELRESREQAEEATKAKSAFLATMSHEIRTPMNGVLGMLGLLERTDLDEHQRDTVATMRESASALLRIIDDILDFSKIEAGKMDLERVPLSVPALVEGVAETLAPAAGAKGLALLTYVDPAIPQALLGDPVRLRQILFNLAGNAIKFTETGRVVLRAELETATSDGDAEPLLRIAVCDTGIGIAESTCQRLFQPFTQAESSTTRRFGGTGLGLSISRRLAALMGGEIGVESEPGAGSTFWLRLPLARTAAPAPAENGSDTIGLDGLTVLLGVPDDTERGFLARYLEQAGARVLPAASPPELATQARIAREAGCAVGVVTIDEALHVPAAACAPDEFGRRSGEPRPPVVLLCHETGGEASATSRPGTRGAEPGTVVLSRPIRRLVLLRAVAAAAGRPVPLPAAPACSPEAAPATPAAGRRTGTTQPSAPAAPSQEEAMAQGRLILVAEDNPVNRKVLLMQLQALGYAAEMAPGGAEALAALDAMRQGRRRYALLLTDVQMPEIDGFELTRRIRAAEADIGNSGLGARLPIVAITANAAPADVESYRAAGMDDVLSKPLELSQLAVALARWMPPAPVSPDAEESVPPPPAPPPPAPPPANGDALIELGSLRALCGGDAAMLAELLDDFVTIGRGIVADLDTALGKGDRDRVRACAHNLKGSSRNAGAKPLAEAARVLEQAAAEGAPLSQLAEAADRLRASFAATCEAIGKELAEAESSAR, encoded by the coding sequence ATGAGCACCGGCGCCGCCTTTGACGACGACGAGATCCTGTTCGCCGACGAGGAGGCGGAGGGCCTTTCGGATCGCTCCGGCGCCACGGCGGTCGAGCGGGCGCCGGCGCATGACCCGGCCGCCCCGCCCTGGACCATCCTGGTGGTGGACGACGAATCGGACGTCCATTCGATGACCGGCCTGCTGCTGGCCGACGTCGCCTTCCAGCGGCGGCGGCTGGAGCTCGTCAGCTGCTTCACCGCGGCGGATGCCCGCGCAGTGCTGGAACACCGCCGCGACATCTCGGTGATCCTGCTGGACGTGGTGATGGAGGAGGATGATTCCGGCCTGAAGCTGGTCCGCTGGATCAGGGACGACCTGGGCAACCGCGACGTCCGCATCATCCTGCGCACCGGCCAGCCGGGACAGGCGCCGCAGCGCGACGTGATCGTCGACTACGACATCAACGACTACAAGCCGAAGGCCGACCTGTCGGCGGAAAGCCTGTTCACCGCCGTGATCGCGGCGCTGCGCGCCTTCGACCAGATCCAATCCATCGAAACCCGCGTGGCGGAACGCACGCGCGAGCTGCGCGAAAGCCGCGAGCAGGCGGAGGAGGCGACCAAGGCCAAGTCGGCCTTCCTCGCCACCATGAGCCACGAGATCCGCACGCCGATGAACGGGGTGCTCGGCATGCTCGGCCTGCTGGAACGGACGGACCTGGACGAGCACCAGCGCGACACCGTCGCCACCATGCGCGAATCGGCCAGCGCGCTGTTGCGGATCATCGACGACATCCTGGATTTCTCCAAGATCGAAGCGGGAAAGATGGATCTGGAGCGGGTTCCGCTGTCGGTCCCGGCACTGGTCGAAGGGGTGGCGGAAACGCTGGCGCCCGCCGCCGGGGCGAAGGGGCTGGCGCTGCTGACCTATGTCGACCCGGCAATTCCGCAGGCATTGCTGGGCGATCCGGTGCGGCTGCGCCAGATCCTGTTCAACCTCGCCGGCAACGCCATCAAGTTCACCGAGACCGGCCGCGTCGTCCTGCGCGCGGAGCTGGAGACCGCTACATCGGACGGCGACGCCGAGCCGCTGCTGCGCATCGCCGTCTGCGACACCGGGATCGGCATTGCCGAATCCACCTGCCAGCGCCTGTTCCAGCCTTTCACCCAGGCGGAAAGCTCGACCACCCGGCGCTTCGGCGGCACCGGACTGGGGCTGTCGATCAGCCGCCGGCTGGCGGCGCTGATGGGCGGCGAGATCGGTGTGGAAAGCGAGCCCGGCGCCGGCTCCACCTTCTGGCTGCGCCTGCCGCTGGCCCGCACGGCGGCACCCGCCCCGGCGGAGAACGGCAGCGACACCATCGGACTGGATGGCCTGACGGTGCTGCTGGGCGTGCCCGACGACACCGAGCGCGGCTTTCTCGCCCGCTATCTGGAACAGGCCGGCGCCCGCGTGCTGCCCGCCGCCTCCCCACCCGAACTGGCGACCCAGGCCCGCATCGCGCGGGAGGCGGGATGCGCCGTCGGCGTCGTCACCATCGACGAGGCGCTGCATGTTCCCGCCGCGGCCTGCGCACCCGACGAGTTCGGCCGCCGCAGCGGCGAACCCCGGCCGCCGGTGGTCCTGCTCTGCCACGAAACGGGGGGAGAGGCGTCCGCCACCTCCCGTCCCGGCACGCGGGGCGCCGAGCCCGGCACAGTGGTGCTGAGCCGCCCGATACGCCGGCTGGTGCTGCTGCGCGCGGTGGCCGCCGCCGCCGGGCGGCCGGTTCCCCTGCCCGCCGCCCCTGCCTGCTCCCCTGAGGCTGCCCCTGCCACACCCGCCGCCGGCCGCCGCACCGGCACCACGCAACCTTCCGCGCCCGCCGCGCCCAGTCAGGAGGAGGCGATGGCCCAGGGGCGCCTGATCCTGGTGGCGGAAGACAATCCGGTGAACCGCAAGGTTCTGCTGATGCAGCTGCAGGCGCTGGGCTATGCCGCGGAGATGGCGCCGGGCGGAGCGGAGGCGCTGGCCGCCCTGGACGCCATGCGCCAGGGCCGGCGCCGCTACGCCCTGCTGCTCACCGACGTCCAGATGCCGGAGATCGACGGTTTCGAGCTGACCCGGCGCATCCGCGCCGCCGAAGCGGATATCGGCAATTCCGGCTTGGGCGCCCGCCTGCCGATCGTCGCGATCACTGCCAACGCCGCCCCCGCCGACGTCGAGAGCTACCGCGCCGCCGGCATGGACGATGTGCTGAGCAAACCGCTGGAGCTGTCGCAACTGGCCGTCGCCCTCGCCCGCTGGATGCCGCCGGCACCGGTTTCGCCCGATGCGGAGGAAAGCGTTCCGCCACCGCCTGCACCGCCACCGCCTGCACCGCCGCCGGCCAACGGTGACGCACTGATCGAGCTCGGCAGCCTGCGGGCGCTGTGCGGCGGCGATGCGGCGATGCTGGCGGAACTGCTCGACGACTTCGTCACCATCGGCCGCGGGATCGTCGCCGATCTGGATACGGCGCTGGGCAAGGGCGATCGCGACCGGGTGCGGGCCTGCGCCCACAATCTGAAAGGCTCCTCGCGCAATGCCGGCGCCAAGCCGCTGGCGGAGGCCGCCCGTGTCCTGGAACAGGCCGCCGCGGAGGGCGCGCCGCTTTCCCAGCTGGCGGAGGCGGCCGACCGGCTGCGCGCCAGCTTCGCGGCCACCTGCGAGGCCATCGGCAAGGAACTGGCCGAAGCGGAGAGTTCGGCACGATGA
- a CDS encoding DUF1329 domain-containing protein, translating into MNDPVTCHPSRREALGLLLGATVATAASPVRAQDTTAQEAPADVGVPRLGEELTPFGAVRAGNRTRAIPPWTGGLTQAPRGYVPDRPSPDPYIEDVRWFTVGAADVERYKIRLTAGQQALLEKYPESFELALFPCRRSAAAPQRIYDASMANADRASLGANGLILRDAAVGVPFPIPTNGLQAMWNHKLRWRGERVTRTSLTMVQSGDGSRSGTRLREDFLSPYAAGDATAPPLLYRRTVLEPREQAGNSLIVQSTLDPIAARTRAWAREGERGRVVRAPDFAYDTPDPVTGGICTADMLDMFSGALDRFDFTLVTRREMYMPYNAQRLTNPGLTARDILWPGHPNPQFLRYEMHRVWVVDARLKPNFQHALPDRTYYLDEDSWQILASEHYNGKGELLRYAEAHPIPHWQVPVLVPTVEFAFDLTADRYVARGMDNGLPPPQFDAPLKPEDFTPEALVRRGRRG; encoded by the coding sequence ATGAACGATCCGGTCACCTGCCATCCCAGCCGGCGGGAGGCGCTGGGCCTTCTGCTGGGCGCCACGGTGGCGACGGCGGCGTCGCCGGTGCGGGCCCAGGATACAACCGCCCAAGAGGCCCCTGCGGATGTCGGCGTGCCGCGGCTGGGCGAGGAACTGACACCCTTCGGGGCGGTGCGCGCCGGCAACCGCACGCGGGCGATCCCGCCCTGGACCGGCGGGCTGACCCAGGCGCCGCGCGGCTATGTGCCCGATCGCCCCTCCCCCGATCCCTATATCGAGGATGTCCGCTGGTTCACCGTCGGCGCCGCCGATGTGGAGCGCTACAAGATCCGGCTGACCGCCGGGCAACAGGCGCTGCTGGAAAAATACCCGGAAAGCTTCGAGCTGGCGCTGTTCCCCTGCCGCCGCAGCGCCGCCGCTCCGCAGCGCATCTATGACGCGTCGATGGCGAACGCCGACCGGGCCTCGCTGGGGGCGAACGGCCTGATCCTGCGCGATGCCGCCGTCGGCGTGCCCTTCCCTATCCCCACCAACGGGCTGCAGGCGATGTGGAACCACAAGCTGCGCTGGCGCGGCGAGCGGGTGACGCGCACCAGCCTGACCATGGTCCAGTCCGGCGACGGCTCGCGGTCCGGAACCCGGCTGCGCGAGGATTTCCTCTCTCCCTACGCCGCCGGGGATGCCACGGCACCGCCGCTGCTCTACCGCCGCACCGTCCTGGAACCCCGCGAGCAGGCGGGAAACAGCCTGATCGTCCAGTCGACGCTCGACCCCATCGCCGCGCGGACCCGCGCCTGGGCGCGAGAGGGCGAACGCGGCCGGGTGGTGCGGGCGCCCGACTTCGCCTATGACACGCCGGACCCGGTGACGGGCGGCATCTGCACCGCCGACATGCTGGACATGTTCAGCGGCGCGCTGGACCGCTTCGACTTCACGCTGGTGACGCGGCGCGAAATGTACATGCCCTACAACGCCCAACGGTTGACCAACCCCGGCCTGACGGCGCGGGATATCCTGTGGCCGGGCCATCCCAACCCGCAATTCCTGCGGTACGAGATGCATCGGGTCTGGGTGGTGGACGCAAGGCTGAAGCCGAATTTCCAGCACGCCCTGCCCGACCGCACCTATTACCTGGACGAGGACAGCTGGCAGATCCTGGCGTCGGAGCATTACAACGGCAAGGGCGAGCTTCTGCGCTACGCCGAGGCGCATCCGATCCCGCATTGGCAGGTCCCGGTCCTGGTCCCGACGGTGGAGTTCGCCTTCGACCTGACCGCCGACCGCTATGTCGCCCGCGGCATGGACAACGGCCTGCCGCCGCCGCAGTTCGACGCGCCGCTCAAGCCGGAGGACTTCACCCCCGAGGCCCTGGTCCGCCGCGGCCGGCGGGGGTGA
- the htpX gene encoding zinc metalloprotease HtpX gives MAIMTSYLKTTILLAGLTAIFMAVGFLLGGKTGLIVAFVVALGMNLFSYWNSGDMVLSMYGAREVDGYSAPEFHGIVARLAERAGLPMPRVYIIQNDQPNAFATGRDPEHAAVAATTGLLQRLTPEEIAGVMAHELAHVKNRDTLIMTITATIAGAVSMLGNFGLFFGASNSDERGGNPLGMVGAILAAILAPIAATLVQMAISRTREFEADRIGAEICGRPNWLADALTNIHNSANHIPNYQAEAHPATAHLFIANPLSGASMASLFSTHPDMGERVARLRAMAAQTGGFGSGGFGGGFGGGHTPPRDGRSPWGAPPQGSGQGGFMPQNRRGPWG, from the coding sequence ATGGCGATCATGACCAGCTATCTGAAGACCACCATTCTCCTTGCCGGCCTGACGGCGATCTTCATGGCGGTCGGCTTCCTGCTGGGCGGCAAGACCGGCCTGATCGTCGCCTTCGTCGTCGCGCTGGGCATGAACCTGTTCAGCTACTGGAATTCCGGCGACATGGTGCTGTCGATGTACGGCGCCCGCGAGGTCGACGGCTATTCGGCACCGGAGTTCCACGGCATCGTCGCCCGGCTGGCGGAACGCGCCGGCCTGCCGATGCCGCGCGTCTACATCATCCAGAACGACCAGCCCAACGCGTTTGCCACCGGCCGCGATCCGGAGCATGCGGCGGTCGCCGCCACCACCGGCCTGCTGCAGCGCCTGACGCCGGAGGAAATCGCCGGCGTGATGGCGCATGAGCTGGCCCATGTGAAGAACCGCGACACGCTGATCATGACGATCACCGCGACCATCGCCGGTGCGGTGTCGATGCTCGGCAATTTCGGCCTGTTCTTCGGCGCTTCCAACAGCGACGAGCGCGGCGGCAACCCGCTGGGCATGGTGGGGGCGATCCTGGCCGCCATCCTCGCTCCCATCGCCGCCACTCTGGTGCAGATGGCGATCAGCCGGACCCGTGAGTTCGAGGCCGACCGCATCGGCGCCGAGATCTGCGGCCGTCCCAACTGGCTGGCCGACGCGCTGACCAACATCCACAACAGCGCCAACCACATCCCCAATTATCAGGCGGAGGCGCACCCGGCGACCGCCCACCTGTTCATCGCCAACCCCCTCAGCGGCGCCAGCATGGCCAGCCTGTTCTCCACCCACCCCGACATGGGCGAGCGGGTGGCGCGGCTGCGCGCGATGGCGGCCCAGACCGGCGGCTTCGGGAGTGGCGGTTTTGGTGGCGGCTTCGGTGGTGGCCACACCCCGCCGCGGGATGGCCGCTCGCCCTGGGGCGCACCGCCGCAGGGTAGCGGCCAGGGCGGCTTCATGCCGCAGAACCGCCGCGGTCCCTGGGGCTGA
- a CDS encoding ATP-binding protein: MTRIAEAWRRVPAVSAKFLLILVPSLVVTVSLFSALFFYDRYQDLQAALRAKVATIADINAAALSNNLWTFDVQAIRNVIQAIGANRELVCVEVTDDLADGLFAWPGPSCPLSGDADIERRPIRVQNLQVGTITLHYNHKVAREQLRQEVVNTAVLLLLMLAGTIAAALAALRLTVGRPLRRLIASILESERGGGLQPVDWRASDELGRVIQAHNAMLARLGQEEAALRKSEQRLALAITATRSSVWDYDLRTGLYWWSKEFPALLGYGPNELTMTTETWASLLHPDEAERVMADSRRRLRDRAMAYTAVYRMRRRDGRWAWIEDRATAQRDPDGRARRLTGTMSDVTERVRAELDLAHERNVLQVTLDNTDQGILKVDGDGRVVMANSRAAELLNIPPDVLAGSPRFADVVALQRRQGEFGEMGDDPDLYLSYGIGGLDGSPGGGSGGGPGGRLDEPAGTIDQPFTFKRRRPDGRIVEVRTNPLPEGGFVRTLTDVTVEARSAEEIFNAMQELERAYADLKETQANLVQAEKMASLALLVAGVAHEINTPIGIAFGCATHLSGRTGSLAEAFERGTMKKSELAAYVATASESSRLIEQNLTRAAELIQSFKRVAVDQTSEERRRFDLLAYLEEVVTSLGPTLRKSRHRVAIACSPGILMDSFPGALSQVVTNLVMNALTHAFPVDSKGHMVIDVDEIPDDEVEIRFADDGVGIPAENLPKVFEPFFTTRRGSGGSGLGLHIVFNLVTQSLGGRISVDSVPGDGTTFTLRIPRTAANPQPAAHPPAQPQPSHLPTPVPLETDPA, encoded by the coding sequence ATGACCAGGATCGCTGAGGCGTGGCGGCGCGTGCCGGCGGTATCGGCAAAATTCCTGCTGATCCTGGTGCCCAGCCTGGTGGTCACCGTCTCGCTGTTCTCAGCCCTGTTCTTCTACGACCGCTACCAGGATCTGCAGGCGGCCCTGCGGGCCAAGGTGGCGACCATCGCCGACATCAATGCGGCGGCCTTGTCCAACAACCTGTGGACCTTCGACGTCCAGGCGATCCGCAACGTGATCCAGGCCATCGGCGCCAACCGCGAGCTGGTCTGCGTCGAGGTGACGGACGATCTGGCCGACGGGCTGTTCGCCTGGCCGGGGCCGAGCTGCCCGTTGAGCGGCGACGCCGACATCGAACGGCGCCCGATCCGGGTACAGAACCTCCAGGTCGGCACCATCACCCTGCACTACAATCACAAGGTCGCGCGCGAACAGTTGCGGCAGGAGGTGGTGAACACCGCGGTCCTCCTTCTGCTGATGCTGGCCGGCACCATCGCGGCGGCGCTGGCGGCGCTTCGGCTGACGGTGGGACGGCCGCTTCGGCGGCTGATCGCCTCCATCCTGGAATCGGAACGCGGCGGCGGGCTGCAGCCGGTGGATTGGCGCGCCTCGGACGAGCTCGGCCGGGTGATCCAGGCGCACAACGCCATGCTCGCCCGGCTGGGCCAGGAGGAAGCCGCCCTGCGCAAGAGCGAGCAGCGGCTGGCACTGGCCATCACCGCCACGCGCTCCTCGGTCTGGGATTACGACCTGCGGACCGGGCTGTATTGGTGGTCGAAGGAGTTCCCCGCCCTGCTCGGCTACGGGCCGAACGAGCTGACCATGACGACGGAGACCTGGGCCTCGCTGTTGCATCCGGACGAGGCGGAACGGGTGATGGCCGATTCGCGGCGCCGGTTGCGCGACCGGGCCATGGCCTACACCGCGGTCTACCGGATGCGCCGGCGCGATGGCCGCTGGGCCTGGATCGAGGATCGCGCCACCGCACAGCGCGATCCCGACGGCCGCGCCCGGCGGCTGACCGGCACCATGTCCGACGTCACCGAACGGGTGCGGGCGGAGCTGGACCTGGCGCATGAGCGCAACGTCCTGCAGGTCACGCTGGACAACACCGACCAGGGCATCCTCAAGGTCGACGGCGACGGGCGCGTGGTGATGGCGAACAGCCGCGCGGCGGAACTGCTGAACATCCCGCCGGACGTGCTGGCCGGCAGTCCGCGCTTCGCCGACGTGGTCGCCCTTCAGCGCCGCCAGGGCGAATTCGGCGAGATGGGCGACGACCCCGACCTGTATCTGAGCTACGGAATCGGCGGGCTCGACGGCAGTCCCGGCGGTGGTTCCGGCGGCGGCCCCGGCGGGCGACTCGACGAGCCGGCCGGCACCATCGACCAGCCCTTCACCTTCAAGCGCCGCCGCCCCGACGGCCGCATCGTGGAGGTGCGCACCAACCCGCTGCCGGAGGGCGGTTTCGTCCGCACCCTGACCGACGTGACGGTGGAGGCGCGGTCGGCCGAGGAAATCTTCAACGCCATGCAGGAGCTGGAGCGCGCCTATGCCGACCTGAAGGAGACCCAGGCCAATCTGGTCCAGGCGGAGAAGATGGCCTCGCTCGCCCTGCTGGTCGCTGGCGTGGCGCACGAGATCAACACGCCCATCGGCATCGCCTTCGGCTGCGCCACCCATCTGTCGGGACGGACCGGCTCCCTGGCCGAGGCGTTCGAGCGCGGGACGATGAAGAAGTCCGAGCTGGCCGCCTATGTGGCCACCGCCAGCGAATCCTCCCGCCTGATCGAGCAGAATCTGACCCGCGCCGCCGAACTGATCCAGAGCTTCAAGCGGGTCGCCGTCGACCAGACCAGCGAGGAGCGGCGCCGCTTCGACCTGCTGGCCTATCTGGAGGAGGTGGTGACCTCGCTCGGCCCCACCCTGCGCAAGAGCCGCCACCGCGTCGCCATCGCCTGTTCGCCCGGCATCCTGATGGACAGCTTCCCCGGCGCGCTCAGCCAGGTGGTGACCAATCTGGTGATGAACGCCCTGACCCATGCCTTCCCGGTCGACAGCAAGGGGCACATGGTGATCGACGTCGACGAGATACCGGACGACGAGGTGGAGATCCGCTTCGCCGACGACGGCGTCGGCATTCCGGCGGAAAATCTGCCCAAGGTGTTCGAGCCCTTCTTCACCACCCGGCGCGGGTCGGGCGGCAGCGGGCTGGGGCTGCACATCGTCTTCAACCTCGTCACCCAGTCGCTCGGCGGGCGGATCTCGGTTGACAGCGTTCCCGGCGATGGAACTACCTTCACCCTGCGCATTCCGCGGACCGCCGCCAACCCGCAGCCGGCCGCGCACCCCCCGGCGCAGCCGCAGCCGTCCCACCTTCCGACGCCCGTCCCGCTGGAGACCGACCCCGCATGA
- a CDS encoding ankyrin repeat domain-containing protein, which translates to MKRLLLATLFAAGLSAGSAAPALAQISLFQDTGLMQAVNDGDVAKVKGALLRGENPNQADIHGKTALLAAVDRSSPAMAGLLLDSGANVNRADKAGNTPLLAAAESGNPELIDLLLKKGAKVDMENREGMTPLMVAARAGRADVVERLLKAGAKVDRSDFTGRTALNWAQESRNARVGTLLRQAGAR; encoded by the coding sequence ATGAAGCGGCTCCTGCTCGCCACCCTCTTCGCCGCCGGCCTGTCCGCCGGCTCCGCCGCTCCGGCGCTCGCCCAGATCAGCCTGTTCCAGGACACCGGACTGATGCAGGCGGTCAACGATGGCGACGTTGCCAAGGTGAAGGGCGCCCTGTTGCGGGGCGAGAATCCCAACCAGGCCGATATCCACGGCAAGACCGCGCTGCTGGCGGCGGTGGACCGGTCCAGCCCGGCGATGGCCGGCCTGCTGCTGGACAGCGGCGCCAACGTCAACCGCGCCGACAAGGCCGGCAACACCCCGCTGCTGGCCGCGGCCGAAAGCGGCAACCCGGAGCTGATCGACCTGCTGCTGAAGAAGGGCGCCAAGGTCGATATGGAAAACCGCGAAGGCATGACCCCGCTGATGGTCGCCGCTCGCGCCGGACGCGCCGACGTGGTGGAGCGGCTGCTGAAGGCCGGCGCCAAGGTCGACCGCTCCGACTTCACCGGCCGCACCGCGCTGAACTGGGCGCAGGAAAGCCGCAACGCCCGCGTCGGCACCCTGCTGCGCCAAGCCGGCGCGCGCTGA
- a CDS encoding exopolyphosphatase: MSEVAKYRLVTRSDFDGLVCAVLLKDLGILDEIKFVHPKDMQDGKIEITGRDITTNLPYVEGAHLVFDHHLSETMRVGEKANHIIDPKAPSAARVVYDYYGGKERFPSISDEMMAAVDQADSAQYQREDILNPTGWTLLNFIMDARTGLGRFREFRVSNYQLMMDLIDYCRSHSIEQILELPDVKERVELYTQHAELFVDQLKRCATVRGNVVVLDLRKEETIYAGNRFMIYALFPDTNVSIHVLWGLKQQNTVLACGKSILNRSSKTDIGPLMLQYGGGGHQAAGTCQVDNDRAEEVLEAIVARMRADG, encoded by the coding sequence ATGTCCGAAGTCGCGAAATACCGCCTTGTCACCCGTTCCGATTTCGATGGGCTGGTCTGCGCCGTCCTGCTGAAAGATCTGGGCATCCTCGACGAGATCAAGTTCGTCCATCCCAAGGACATGCAGGACGGCAAGATCGAGATCACCGGCCGCGACATCACCACCAACCTGCCTTACGTCGAGGGCGCCCATCTGGTGTTCGACCATCATCTGTCGGAGACCATGCGCGTCGGCGAGAAGGCGAACCACATCATCGACCCCAAGGCGCCCTCCGCCGCCCGTGTCGTCTATGACTATTACGGTGGGAAGGAGCGCTTCCCCAGCATCTCCGACGAGATGATGGCGGCGGTCGATCAGGCCGACTCGGCGCAGTACCAGCGCGAGGACATCCTCAACCCCACCGGCTGGACCCTGCTGAACTTCATCATGGACGCGCGCACCGGTCTCGGCCGCTTCCGCGAGTTCCGGGTGTCGAACTACCAGCTGATGATGGACCTGATCGACTACTGCCGCAGCCACAGTATCGAGCAGATCCTGGAACTGCCCGACGTGAAGGAGCGGGTGGAGCTCTACACCCAGCATGCCGAGCTGTTCGTCGACCAGCTGAAGCGCTGCGCCACCGTCCGCGGCAACGTCGTCGTGCTCGACCTCCGCAAGGAGGAGACGATCTATGCCGGCAACCGTTTCATGATCTACGCGCTGTTCCCCGACACCAACGTGTCGATCCATGTGCTGTGGGGCCTGAAGCAGCAGAACACCGTGCTGGCCTGTGGCAAGTCGATCCTGAACCGCAGCTCCAAGACCGACATCGGCCCGCTGATGCTGCAATATGGCGGCGGCGGCCATCAGGCGGCCGGCACCTGCCAGGTCGACAACGACCGTGCCGAAGAGGTACTTGAGGCCATCGTCGCCCGCATGCGGGCGGACGGCTGA
- a CDS encoding DUF1674 domain-containing protein, translated as MDMMTEPTKPQQDAAEPATDQTAPDTTETKGPEQKPGEIGGPKGPEPTRYGDWEFKGRCSDF; from the coding sequence ATGGACATGATGACCGAACCGACCAAGCCCCAGCAGGACGCCGCCGAACCGGCGACCGACCAGACCGCTCCGGACACCACGGAGACGAAGGGTCCCGAGCAGAAGCCCGGCGAGATCGGCGGCCCGAAGGGACCGGAGCCGACCCGCTACGGCGACTGGGAGTTCAAGGGACGCTGTTCGGATTTCTGA
- a CDS encoding cobalamin biosynthesis protein produces MFGSAFGGPGPLLLLLLALGIDALFGDWLDRILPDPAGLSRRFCNAADARLNRAERGASAQLFRGALVVLALLLVAVAAGLAVEWVGSIGRGWMLELLALLCGLRGRAAWTRVRAVRRALESGGVVPGQEAIQSLTRRHVYGLDEHGIARAAVEAAARAFNRKLVAPVFAYALLGVPGLFVWTAMDGADAALGSPGVRHGRFGSTAATLDDALNALPARLAGLLLALAAPFIGTAKASGAFRTLRSDARKHPSLNMGWPIAAMAGALGLALGGPHRDGGVVITESWIGDGRARVTPADIGRALALSAVAALLLVGLVALLLWGVAGI; encoded by the coding sequence ATGTTCGGTTCGGCATTCGGCGGTCCCGGCCCGCTGCTGCTTCTGCTGCTGGCGCTGGGAATCGACGCGCTGTTCGGCGATTGGCTGGACCGCATCCTGCCCGACCCGGCGGGGCTGTCGCGTCGCTTCTGCAACGCGGCCGATGCCCGGCTGAACCGGGCGGAGCGCGGCGCCTCGGCGCAGCTGTTCCGCGGGGCGCTGGTGGTGCTGGCGCTGCTGCTCGTCGCCGTGGCGGCGGGGCTGGCGGTCGAATGGGTCGGCTCCATCGGCCGCGGCTGGATGCTGGAACTGCTGGCCCTGCTCTGCGGCCTGCGCGGGCGGGCGGCCTGGACCCGCGTGCGGGCGGTGCGCCGCGCGCTGGAGAGCGGCGGCGTGGTGCCCGGACAGGAGGCGATCCAGTCGCTGACCCGCCGCCATGTCTATGGCCTGGACGAGCACGGCATCGCCCGCGCGGCGGTGGAAGCTGCGGCCCGTGCCTTCAATCGCAAGCTGGTGGCGCCGGTCTTCGCCTATGCCCTGCTCGGCGTGCCGGGCCTGTTCGTCTGGACCGCGATGGACGGCGCCGACGCGGCACTCGGCAGCCCCGGCGTCCGCCATGGCCGCTTCGGATCGACTGCGGCGACGCTGGACGATGCACTGAATGCCCTGCCCGCCCGGCTGGCCGGCCTGCTGCTGGCGCTCGCCGCCCCCTTCATCGGCACCGCCAAGGCCAGCGGCGCCTTCCGCACGCTGCGCAGCGACGCACGCAAGCATCCGTCGCTGAACATGGGCTGGCCGATTGCAGCGATGGCGGGCGCGCTGGGCCTCGCGCTGGGCGGCCCGCACCGCGACGGCGGCGTCGTCATCACCGAAAGCTGGATCGGCGACGGCCGAGCCCGCGTCACCCCCGCCGACATCGGGCGAGCGCTCGCTCTATCGGCCGTTGCCGCCTTGCTGCTGGTCGGGCTGGTGGCGCTGCTGCTGTGGGGCGTGGCGGGGATTTAG